The Linepithema humile isolate Giens D197 chromosome 2, Lhum_UNIL_v1.0, whole genome shotgun sequence genome has a segment encoding these proteins:
- the Cont gene encoding contactin gives MSRIMTCLLSTVVFSLILLFPALAQHAFYQQTYYKCPQHWKQFQDSCYRFVKSPLRQREDARKNCQAFQSDLLSIHSLEEYRFVLYELIYQDPQHRRWLTGVRLINGIWINEADGTSMQNMDNAFLPEPNDNVLGREYLAYSYSNSLQRWGLEKVTNREELLYICKGSISILYYLVDDDRSFQYGHNIDNPLQIPRGPYFIVQPKKRVFDSSRRKTNNDISLSCLAGGYPTPTYEWYKEEYLNDRLVSIKIDPIKNSKYTISGGTLIIYDPAQNRDHGMYHCKAKNKFGTILSESVELLFGYILEFNLKRSEERGDIHWGKTIYCDPPQHQSDVKYLWSRDWVFPNFVEESKRVFVSYDGALYFSALESVDEGNYSCSLQNVASNTGRNGPFFSLWVDSSTSYQQLKFPNNFPKAFPESPIAGREVRMECIAFGYPVPSYNWTRRDAPLPRDAQITSGNRVLILRQVQVEDQGEYICRAFNDRLSIQNSVYLTIRAEPNFTIPLVDKHMDNKADLTWTCEAFGIPDVTYYWLRNSEILNDTLPHQDRDRYTIQDNVLNIKRLDPERDQAMYQCCARNSLKTRCSSAQLRILSLKPSFKKRPMESETYAAEGGNVTIVCKPEAAPRPKFIWKKDGNVIGSGGRRRILDTGNLIISPVSRDDEGTYVCTASNEYGSDESRGRLIVLRGAEFIERLPPRIVMSYNDNQTLRCLSHTDELLDVAYIWTHNGMSIRDEDLRYNPRWNINNEYLDIINATYAEAGEYECILKSAVGEISSRTNLIIEGPPGPPGGIQVFNIERNSVTLRWIDGAFNGREITKYTISGRTNYNRTWFPIAENITAYEVDRYTGRKEARMENVLNPYSTYEFRVQAFNIYGYGPPSTSSPQYRTSTDRPTKAPSNIGGGGGNIGDLMITWNPLSQSDQNAPGIHYRVFWRRQGLNEFQTQTLEKFGNTGRYSTTVGRDNYYMKYEVRVQAINDIGEGPISEIKVVYSAEDMPQVAPQLVYAMSYNSTSLNVTWAPIEQTRERVRGKLIGHRIKYWVKDHSREEDSTYYLSRSTRNWALIVGLQPDTYYYVKVMAFNSAGEGPESERYIERTYRKAPQKPPSSVNVYGVNPSTVRVTWRYVQPSMDEEPLKGYKIRIWEVDQDMSTAEDTIIPGGSKLEADISNLAPGKRYHMRVLAFSNGGDGRMSSPTHTFQMGDTAAFRSNAENKILDVTLLITSLLFLRVFGFI, from the exons AGAATAATGACTTGTTTATTAAGTACTGTGGTGTTTTCACTCATTCTTTTATTCCCTGCACTTGCACAACATGCCTTTTATCAACAGACTTATTATAAGTGTCCCCAACATTGGAAACAATTTCAAGATTCATGCTATCGTTTTGTCAAGAGCCCACTGAGACAACGAGAAGATGCACGAAAAAACTGCCAAGCATTTCAGAGTGATTTGCTTTCTATTCACTCACTGGAAGAGTACAGATTTGTGCTCTACGAGTTGATTTACCAAGATCCACAACATCGTAGATGGCTCACAGGAGTGAGGCTCATCAATGGCATATGGATAAATGAGGCTGACGGTACATCCATGCAAAATATGGATAATGCTTTTCTACCTGAACCTAATGACAATGTATTAGGAAGAGAATACTTAGCATATTCCTACTCTAATAGTCTTCAGCGTTGGGGATTAGAGAAAGTCACCAATAGAGAGGAGCttttatacatttgtaaaGGATCTATTTccattctttattatttggtAGATGATGATCGATCTTTTCAATATGGTCACAATATTGATAATCCCCTTCAAATACCTAGAGGACCATACTTCATAGTGCAACCCAAGAAGAGAGTGTTTGATTCATCAAGAAGAAAGACAAATAATGATATCTCATTGAGCTGTCTGGCAGGTGGATATCCTACCCCGACCTATGAATGGTACaaagaagaatatttaaatgatcggcttgtttcaataaaaatagatcCTATTAAAAACAGCAAGTATACTATAAGTGGTGGAACATTAATCATCTATGATCCAGCACAG aacAGAGATCATGGCATGTATCATTGCAAAGCAAAGAACAAATTTGGCACGATTTTATCTGAGAGTGTTGAGCTGTTATTCGGATACATCctagaatttaatttgaaacgTTCTGAAGAACGCGGAGATATCCATTGGggtaaaacaatttattgcgATCCACCACAACATCAATCGgatgtaaaatatctttggtcGCGCGATTGGGTCTTTCCTAATTTCGTCGAGGAAAGTAAACGTGTATTTGTATCGTATGATGGAGCACTCTACTTCTCTGCATTGGAAAGCGTTGATGAAGGAAACTATTCATGCAGTCTTCAAAACGTCGCGTCTAATACTGGACGCAACGGACCATTTTTCTCGTTATGGGTGGACTCGAGCA ctTCTTATCAGCAGTTGAAGTTTCCCAACAATTTTCCAAAGGCGTTTCCAGAATCACCAATAGCCGGCCGTGAAGTTAGAATGGAATGTATCGCATTTGGATA TCCTGTTCCATCGTACAATTGGACGAGGAGAGACGCTCCCTTGCCACGCGATGCACAAATAACAAGTGGGAATCGAGTGTTGATACTACGACAAGTACAAGTGGAGGATCAGGGCGAGTACATTTGCCGAGCGTTCAACGATCGACTGTCAATACAGAACTCCGTGTATTTAACTATACGAGCAGAGCCTAATTTCACTATACCGTTGGTTGACAAGCATATGGATAACAAGGCAGATCTAACTTGGACCTGTGAAGCGTTTGGCATACCAGACGTAACTTATTACTGGTTAAGAAATAGTGAAATCTTGAACGATACTTTACCGCACCAAGATAGAGATCGTTATACTATACAAGATAACGtactaaatataaaacgttTGGATCCTGAAAGGGATCAGGCTATGTATCAGTGCTGTGCAAGGAATTCACTGAAGACGAGATGCTCATCAGCGCAGCTTAGAATTTTAT CGTTGAAACCTTCTTTTAAAAAACGGCCTATGGAATCTGAGACATATGCAGCTGAAGGAGGAAATGTCACAATTGTATGCAAACCAGAGGCCGCGCCTAGACCGAAATTTATTTGGAAGAAAGACGGAAATGTGATTGGATCAGGCGGTAGACGAAGAATTTTGGATACTGGAAACCTTATCATCAGTCCGGTATCACGAGACGATGAGGGAACATATGTGTGCACAGCGTCGAACGAGTACGGCAGCGATGAAAGTCGTGGACGACTCATTGTATTAC GCGGAGCGGAATTTATCGAGAGATTGCCGCCAAGGATAGTCATGTCTTACAATGACAATCAGACATTACGCTGCTTGAGCCACACAGACGAATTATTAGATGTGGCTTATATCTGGACACACAACGGCATGTCTATCCGTGATGAAGACCTGAGATATAATCCGCGATGGAACATCAATAATGAATATCTGGATATTATAAACGCCACATATGCTGAAGCTGGCGAATATGAGTGCATTTTGAAAAGCGCTGTTGGCGAAATATCGAGTAGAACGAATTTGATCATAGAAGGACCACCGGGCCCGCCTGGTGGTATACAGGTTTTCAACATTGAAAGGAATTCAGTTACATTACGCTGGATTGATGGCGCCTTTAATGGCAGAGAAATAACTAAGTATACAATCAGCGGACGCACAAATTACAATCGCACGTGGTTTCCTATTGCAGAAA ATATTACGGCCTATGAGGTGGATAGATACACCGGCCGAAAAGAAGCACGCATGGAGAACGTTTTGAATCCTTATTCCACATACGAGTTCCGCGTGCAGGCCTTTAACATATATGGTTACGGCCCGCCATCGACGTCCTCCCCTCAATATCGCACTTCGACCGACCGGCCTACGAAAGCACCGTCCAATATTGGCGGTGGCGGAGGAAATATCGGAGACCTAATGATTACATGGAATCCTCTCAGCCAGTCCGATCAGAACGCTCCTGGAATACATTATAGGGTATTCTGGCGCCGCCAAGGACTCAACGAATTCCAAACACAGACTCTGGAAAAGTTCGGGAATACTGGCAGATATTCCACAACAGTGGGtcgtgataattattatatgaaatatgaaGTGAGAGTTCAGGCGATCAATGACATAGGCGAGGGTCCTATATCGGAAATAAAGGTTGTGTACAGTGCCGAAGACATGCCGCAGGTCGCGCCGCAATTAGTATATGCGATGTCTTACAACAGCACTAGCTTGAATGTTACTTGGGCACCGATCGAGCAGACTCGCGAGCGAGTGCGAGGCAAACTTATAGGCCACAGGATCAAGTACTGGGTGAAAGATCACAGTCGTGAAGAGGATTCTACTTACTACTTATCGCGCTCCACGCGTAATTGGGCGCTGATCGTTGGATTGCAGCCGGATACATATTATTACGTAAAG GTAATGGCCTTCAATTCCGCCGGTGAAGGTCCGGAGAGTGAACGGTACATAGAGAGAACTTACCGCAAGGCGCCGCAGAAACCACCGTCCTCGGTGAACGTGTATGGTGTAAATCCATCGACGGTGCGAGTTACCTGGCGCTACGTACAACCGAGTATGGATGAGGAGCCGCTGAAGGGATACAAAATACGCATATGGGAAGTCGATCAGGACATGAGCACGGCGGAAGACACGATCATACCGGGTGGTTCTAAACTGGAGGCCGATATCAGTAACTTAGCCCCGGGCAAGAGATACCATATGAGAGTGCTTGCGTTTAGCAATGGCGGTGATGGCCGGATGTCAAGCCCTACTCATACATTCCAAATGGGTGATACCGCAGCTTTCAGAAGCAACGccgagaataaaattttagacgTTACTTTATTGATAACTTCCTTGTTGTTCTTGAGAGTTTTCGGCtttatatag
- the ScsbetaG gene encoding succinate--CoA ligase [GDP-forming] subunit beta, mitochondrial, which yields MLQIFSRSMRSAQLFRRCTEVTCVSSTRNLNLLEYQSKELLRDSGVSVQNFAIVDDLTKTNSALEKLRTDEYVIKAQVLAGGRGKGWFDNGFKGGVHLTKDRNAVANYVKNMLGHRLITKQTSKDGILVQKIMIAESVDIARETYICILMDRQHNGPVLIASPAGGMDIEAVAEKHPEQIKTVPLDIYHGIDDEIAQDVSTFLGFSDPDVLKKAVYELKNLWKLFVDIDALQVEINPLVETTDKQVVAVDAKIAFDDNAQFRQQDLFALEDISEKDPREVDASRFNLNYIAMDGNIGCLVNGAGLAMATMDIIKLNGGSPANFLDVGGSVKEDQVFQAFRILSEDPKVKVILVNVFGGIVNCTTIAKGIITASRNLGLKIPLVVRLEGTNVTEAKKVLAESGLPILTANNLDEAAKKAVTSVKA from the exons ATGCTGCAAATCTTTAGCCGCTCGATGCGCTCAGCGCAGTTATTCAGGAGGTGCACGGAAGTCACTTGTGTATCGAGTACAAGGAATTTAAATCTCTTGGAGTATCAGAGTAAAGAGCTCCTACGAGACTCTGGCGTATCAGTACAAAACTTCGCTATTGTCGATGATCTAACCAAAACAAATTCTGCCTTAGAGAAGCTAC gTACGGATGAATATGTTATCAAAGCTCAAGTCTTGGCTGGAGGTCGTGGCAAAGGCTGGTTTGATAATGGATTCAAAGGAGGTGTACATCTTACCAAAGA TCGTAATGCCGTTGCAAATTATGTGAAGAATATGCTTGGTCATCGTCTCATTACTAAGCAGACTTCAAAGGATGGTATACTggtacaaaaaattatgatagcTGAATCAGTCGATATTGCACGTGAGACCTATATCTGTATCCTCATGGATCGACAGCATAATGGTCCAGTGCTGATAGCATCTCCAGCTGGTGGAATGGATATTGAAGCAGTTGCCGAAAAACATCCTGAACAGATCAAAACCGTTCCACTCGACATTTATCATGGAATTGATGACGAAATAGCACAGGATGTGAGCACTTTCCTGGGATTCTCTGATCCAGATGTTCTTAAAAAAGCTGTGTATGAATTGAAAAACTTGTGGAAGCTGTTTGTAGACATTGATGCTTTGCAAGTTGAAATTAATCCATTGGTGGAAACAACAGACAAGCAAGTGGTAGCGGTAGACGCAAAAATCGCATTCGACGACAATGCTCAATTTCGACAACAAGACCTCTTTGCATTAGAAGATATTAGTGAGAAAGATCCCAGAGAAGTGGACGCATCGcgattcaatttaaattatattgctatgGATGGCAACATAGGATGTTTAg TTAATGGAGCTGGCCTAGCTATGGCTACAATggatattatcaaattaaatggaGGATCGCCAGCTAATTTTCTTGACGTTGGTGGTAGTGTGAAAGAGGATCAAGTTTTCCAAGCGTTTAGAATTCTCAGTGAAG ATCCAAAAGTTAAAGTTATTCTTGTTAACGTTTTTGGAGGTATTGTAAATTGCACGACGATAGCGAAAGGAATTATTACAGCATCACGAAACTTAGGACTTAAAATACCGCTTGTTGTGAGACTAGAAG GCACTAATGTGACAGAAGCTAAGAAAGTTTTAGCCGAATCTGGATTACCTATTCTCACAGCGAATAACTTGGATGAAGCGGCGAAAAAAGCAGTAACATCTGTGAAGGCGTAA